The Microbacterium foliorum genome has a window encoding:
- a CDS encoding RidA family protein: protein MTAKIRISTDAAPAPAHTFSQGVRKGPIVQVSGQGPVDPQTNEYLFPGDVAAQTTRTLENVKAIVEASGATFDDVVMLRVYLTAREDFPIMNEAYGAFVSAHTTGDVLPARTTVFTGLPREEMLVEIDGLAVVSD from the coding sequence ATGACCGCGAAGATCCGCATCTCGACCGACGCTGCCCCCGCCCCCGCCCACACGTTCTCGCAGGGCGTGCGCAAGGGACCGATCGTGCAGGTCTCCGGGCAGGGCCCCGTCGATCCGCAGACGAACGAGTACCTGTTCCCCGGCGACGTGGCCGCGCAGACCACTCGCACCCTCGAGAACGTGAAGGCGATCGTCGAAGCATCGGGAGCGACCTTCGACGACGTCGTGATGCTGCGCGTGTATCTCACCGCGCGAGAGGACTTCCCGATCATGAACGAGGCGTACGGCGCGTTCGTCAGCGCCCACACGACCGGCGACGTCCTGCCCGCCCGGACCACCGTGTTCACCGGACTCCCCCGCGAGGAGATGCTCGTCGAGATCGACGGGCTCGCGGTCGTCTCCGACTGA
- a CDS encoding amino acid deaminase yields MPLQIPDPVLGTWAKGFSARTAGIRLSEIAGADLHLSDLTTPILTVHEAALAHNEMTVFDWASEQGVLLAPHGKTTMAPALWQRLLDAGAWGISVATTWQAEVAVAAGVRTVLIANAVTDREAARHLGALLAGDAGLRILCWADSPTTVGILADALCDAPRPLDVLVELGGAGGRTGARSLAEGESIAEAILDAPGLRLAGVTGYEGPFGPDRSATSIAAVDAYLETLVTLHRRLAYSEDVRPVLSAGGSAFPDRAAAVLAPHRADADIVLRSGAFQIHDDGFYSRMSPFGPLTSTAPLRSAMHAWSRVVSQPEPNLALLDAGRRDVPFDLGLPIPQSVDGEITALNDQHAFLHLADTASVVPGDVVRLGLSHPCTAFDKWRVVAVIDDPDADDPRVVGAVATCF; encoded by the coding sequence ATGCCTCTACAAATTCCGGATCCTGTTCTCGGCACGTGGGCGAAGGGCTTCTCGGCGCGCACCGCGGGCATCCGTCTCTCCGAGATCGCTGGCGCGGATCTGCACCTCTCCGATCTGACCACTCCGATCCTGACGGTGCACGAGGCCGCGCTGGCGCACAACGAGATGACGGTGTTCGACTGGGCGTCCGAGCAGGGGGTCTTGCTGGCGCCGCACGGGAAGACGACGATGGCACCGGCGCTCTGGCAGCGTCTGCTCGATGCGGGGGCGTGGGGGATCTCGGTCGCGACGACGTGGCAGGCCGAGGTCGCGGTCGCGGCCGGGGTGCGCACCGTGCTCATCGCGAACGCCGTGACCGACCGCGAGGCGGCCCGCCACCTCGGCGCACTGCTCGCCGGGGACGCCGGGCTGCGCATCCTGTGCTGGGCCGATTCGCCGACCACGGTGGGCATCTTGGCGGATGCTCTCTGTGACGCGCCGCGGCCCCTCGACGTGCTCGTCGAACTCGGCGGTGCGGGTGGTCGCACGGGTGCGCGCAGCCTCGCCGAGGGCGAGAGCATCGCCGAGGCGATCCTCGATGCTCCGGGGCTTCGTCTCGCCGGGGTCACCGGATACGAGGGGCCGTTCGGACCCGACCGCAGCGCGACGTCGATCGCGGCGGTCGACGCCTACCTCGAGACCCTCGTGACCCTGCACCGGCGTCTCGCGTACTCAGAGGATGTGCGTCCGGTGCTGAGTGCCGGTGGCAGTGCCTTTCCCGACCGGGCGGCCGCGGTCCTCGCTCCGCACCGGGCCGATGCCGACATCGTGCTGAGGTCCGGGGCGTTCCAGATCCACGACGACGGCTTCTACTCACGGATGTCGCCGTTCGGTCCGCTCACCTCGACCGCTCCGCTGCGGTCGGCGATGCACGCCTGGTCGCGCGTCGTCTCGCAGCCCGAGCCGAACCTCGCACTCCTCGACGCGGGGCGCCGCGATGTGCCGTTCGATCTCGGTCTGCCGATCCCGCAGTCCGTCGACGGCGAGATCACGGCGCTCAACGATCAGCACGCCTTCCTCCACCTCGCGGACACCGCGTCGGTGGTGCCCGGCGACGTCGTGCGTCTCGGACTGTCGCACCCGTGCACGGCCTTCGACAAGTGGCGCGTCGTGGCGGTCATCGACGACCCCGATGCCGACGACCCGCGCGTCGTCGGAGCGGTGGCGACGTGCTTCTGA
- a CDS encoding ROK family transcriptional regulator, whose translation MSVSDATPPSTSPDYVGASLHAFGPGRHLRSRAKVLPEHARGHNRALVLQTLYHSGAMSRADLSRETGLTRVTISDLVAEFIADGIVIEMGVRETVGPGKPPILIDIDRVGHQIIGIDLSGPHAFVGALLSLDGDILERREVPRPESADGDAAYAATLQLARALAETATHPILGVGIGTPGVVRPDGVVLSSPNLGWSDLPLEGKLGIDLGLPVLVRNDANAAVLAEYTFGEAKADFMLIKIGRGVGAGVITGSQPLLGSRFAAGEIGHVVVGTDGGPRCACGKDGCLEAWLSETRLRPAIDAEPQSRDEILRDAGTRMGIAIAPIVAALDLSEVVLSGPDDLLDGVLIDAAVETLHARTLEGVFEDALIRRTEQNDIVLRGAAVMVLSSQLGVS comes from the coding sequence ATGTCCGTATCGGATGCCACGCCTCCATCGACGTCACCAGACTACGTCGGTGCGAGCCTCCACGCCTTCGGCCCTGGGCGCCATCTGCGCTCGCGGGCGAAGGTGCTCCCGGAGCACGCGAGGGGGCACAATCGCGCGCTCGTCCTGCAGACCCTGTACCACTCGGGAGCGATGAGCCGAGCGGACCTCTCGCGCGAGACCGGGCTGACCCGGGTCACCATCTCCGACCTGGTCGCCGAGTTCATCGCCGACGGCATCGTCATCGAGATGGGCGTGCGGGAGACCGTGGGTCCCGGCAAGCCGCCGATCCTCATCGACATCGATCGCGTCGGGCATCAGATCATCGGGATCGACCTCTCAGGGCCCCACGCGTTCGTCGGTGCGCTGCTGAGCCTCGACGGCGACATCCTGGAACGTCGTGAGGTGCCGCGGCCCGAGAGCGCAGACGGCGACGCCGCCTACGCCGCCACACTGCAGCTCGCCAGGGCGCTCGCCGAGACCGCCACCCACCCCATTCTCGGCGTCGGCATCGGCACCCCCGGGGTCGTGAGACCGGACGGGGTGGTGCTCAGCTCGCCCAACCTGGGATGGAGCGATCTTCCGCTCGAGGGCAAGCTCGGCATCGACCTCGGCCTGCCCGTACTGGTGCGCAACGATGCCAACGCGGCCGTGCTCGCCGAGTACACGTTCGGCGAGGCGAAGGCCGACTTCATGCTGATCAAGATCGGTCGCGGCGTCGGCGCCGGCGTGATCACCGGCAGCCAGCCGCTGCTGGGCAGCCGCTTCGCAGCGGGCGAGATCGGGCATGTCGTGGTCGGCACCGACGGTGGTCCGCGGTGCGCATGCGGCAAAGACGGATGCCTCGAGGCCTGGCTCAGCGAGACGAGGCTGCGCCCGGCGATCGACGCCGAGCCGCAGTCGAGAGACGAGATCCTGCGCGATGCGGGAACGCGCATGGGCATCGCGATCGCTCCGATCGTCGCCGCGCTCGACCTCTCAGAGGTCGTGCTCTCCGGCCCCGACGACCTCCTCGACGGCGTGCTGATCGACGCCGCGGTCGAGACCCTGCACGCGCGCACGCTCGAGGGCGTCTTCGAGGACGCTCTGATCCGCCGCACGGAGCAGAACGACATCGTGCTTCGCGGTGCCGCCGTCATGGTGCTCTCCAGCCAGCTGGGTGTCTCGTGA
- a CDS encoding glucosamine-6-phosphate deaminase: MAEVVIVENAEAAGALVAAEIVGLIDARPDAVLGLATGSTPLPVYQALRTRLAGRDVSRVRGFALDEYVGLDPAHPESYRSVITRDVVEPLGLDPRRIHVPDGAQETIRHAGSDYEAAIDAAGGVDLQILGIGTDGHIGFNEPGSSFASRTRVKTLTAQTREDNARFFDSIDDVPMHCITQGLGTILRARHLVLLAFGEGKAQAVADAVEGPLSAILPGSAIQLHPHATVVVDEAAASRLALSDYYRYTFANKPSWQGI; encoded by the coding sequence ATGGCTGAAGTCGTCATCGTCGAGAACGCCGAGGCTGCAGGCGCGCTCGTCGCCGCCGAGATCGTCGGACTCATCGACGCGCGTCCCGACGCCGTGCTCGGACTCGCGACGGGATCCACCCCGCTGCCCGTCTACCAGGCGCTGCGCACGCGCCTCGCCGGCCGCGACGTCTCCCGGGTCCGTGGCTTCGCCCTCGATGAATACGTCGGACTCGATCCCGCGCATCCCGAGAGCTATCGGTCGGTGATCACCCGCGATGTCGTGGAGCCCCTCGGACTCGATCCGCGTCGAATCCACGTGCCCGACGGCGCCCAGGAGACCATCCGGCACGCCGGGTCGGACTACGAGGCGGCCATCGATGCCGCGGGCGGTGTCGACCTGCAGATCCTCGGGATCGGCACCGACGGACACATCGGCTTCAATGAACCCGGCTCGTCGTTCGCGTCACGGACCCGCGTGAAGACGCTGACCGCGCAGACGCGCGAAGACAACGCGCGCTTCTTCGACTCCATCGACGACGTGCCCATGCACTGCATCACGCAGGGTCTCGGCACGATCCTGCGCGCACGACACCTGGTGCTCCTCGCCTTCGGCGAGGGCAAGGCGCAGGCCGTGGCCGACGCTGTCGAGGGGCCTCTCTCGGCCATCCTCCCCGGCTCGGCGATCCAGCTGCATCCGCACGCCACCGTCGTGGTCGACGAGGCCGCGGCCTCGCGTCTCGCGCTCTCGGACTACTACCGCTACACCTTCGCGAACAAGCCGAGCTGGCAGGGCATCTGA
- a CDS encoding NUDIX hydrolase, translating into MPDIRVSAAVIVDDAGRVLVVRKHGTTRFMQPGGKPEPGETPAQTLIRELHEELGIELVEADLSPLGIFVSEAANEPGHRVIADAFAVTAPIADVVVQAELAELRWITPADAESLPLAPLSTEHLLPLAWPAAGG; encoded by the coding sequence GTGCCTGACATCAGGGTCAGCGCCGCGGTGATCGTCGACGACGCCGGACGGGTGCTCGTCGTCCGCAAGCACGGCACGACCCGCTTCATGCAGCCGGGTGGCAAGCCGGAGCCCGGCGAGACCCCCGCGCAGACCCTGATCCGCGAGCTGCACGAGGAACTCGGGATCGAGCTCGTCGAGGCCGACCTCTCCCCCCTCGGCATCTTCGTGTCGGAGGCTGCCAACGAGCCGGGTCATCGGGTGATCGCGGATGCGTTCGCCGTCACCGCACCGATCGCCGATGTCGTCGTGCAGGCCGAGCTCGCCGAGCTCCGCTGGATCACCCCGGCCGACGCCGAGTCCCTGCCGCTCGCACCCCTGAGCACCGAGCATCTGCTGCCGCTCGCGTGGCCGGCTGCCGGGGGCTGA
- a CDS encoding FAD-binding oxidoreductase has protein sequence MSVVEQLTAELGILVDTDPVVLDQARADHSGHASPGTPLAVVHAETVAHVQAVLRIATATRTPVVVRGAGTGLAGAANGGDGEIVLSTRRMTAIHEIRADDLLAVVEPGILNADLNDALAEHGLWWAPDPASRAISTVGGNIATGAGGLLCAKYGVVRDAVLGLDLVLADGRLLHLGHRSVKGVTGLDLTSLVIGSEGTLGVVVGATLKLRRLVEGITCTVTATFPDVRSAAAASAAVTASGIQPAIMELMDAGSLAAVAALLDLPLPAAGSAQLTIQTDGPASVVEATTIAAILESHDGVTLVSHDREEGEKLLAIRRAMHPAMSALGTTLIEDVSVPRSAMPAMFDEIARIEQKYGMAIPTVAHAGDGNLHPNFIFEGAEPPAEVWAAADELFRAAIALGGTLTGEHGIGTLKSRWLADELGDDQWELQRRITQVFDPLGILNPGKVFTPRA, from the coding sequence ATGAGCGTCGTCGAACAGCTCACCGCCGAGCTCGGAATCCTCGTCGACACGGATCCTGTGGTCCTCGACCAGGCCCGTGCGGATCATTCAGGCCACGCCTCCCCCGGCACCCCGCTCGCGGTCGTCCATGCCGAGACCGTCGCGCACGTCCAGGCCGTTCTGCGCATCGCCACCGCGACCCGCACTCCGGTCGTCGTCCGTGGCGCGGGCACCGGACTGGCCGGTGCCGCCAACGGCGGCGACGGCGAGATCGTGCTGTCCACCCGACGGATGACCGCGATCCACGAGATCCGCGCAGACGACCTGCTGGCAGTGGTCGAGCCCGGCATACTCAACGCCGATCTCAACGACGCCCTCGCCGAGCACGGGCTGTGGTGGGCCCCGGACCCCGCGAGCCGTGCGATCTCGACCGTCGGTGGAAACATCGCCACCGGCGCGGGCGGCCTGCTCTGCGCCAAATACGGCGTCGTGCGCGACGCCGTGCTCGGGCTCGATCTCGTGCTCGCCGACGGTCGACTGCTGCACCTCGGTCACCGCAGCGTGAAGGGCGTCACCGGTCTCGATCTGACCTCCCTCGTGATCGGATCCGAGGGCACCCTCGGTGTCGTCGTCGGAGCGACGCTGAAGCTCCGCCGCCTGGTCGAAGGCATCACGTGCACCGTGACGGCGACCTTCCCCGACGTGCGCTCCGCGGCCGCGGCCTCTGCCGCCGTCACCGCCTCCGGCATCCAGCCGGCGATCATGGAGCTGATGGATGCCGGGAGCCTCGCCGCGGTCGCCGCGCTGCTCGATCTGCCCCTGCCGGCCGCGGGCAGCGCCCAGCTGACGATTCAGACCGACGGACCCGCATCCGTGGTCGAGGCGACGACGATCGCCGCGATCCTCGAGTCGCACGACGGCGTGACACTCGTCTCGCACGACCGCGAAGAGGGCGAGAAGCTGCTGGCGATACGACGTGCCATGCATCCCGCGATGTCCGCCCTCGGCACGACCCTCATCGAGGATGTCTCCGTGCCCCGCAGCGCGATGCCGGCGATGTTCGACGAGATCGCGCGCATCGAGCAGAAGTACGGCATGGCGATCCCGACCGTGGCCCACGCGGGAGACGGCAACCTGCACCCGAACTTCATCTTCGAGGGCGCCGAGCCCCCGGCGGAGGTGTGGGCCGCGGCCGACGAGCTGTTCCGTGCGGCCATCGCACTCGGCGGCACCCTCACCGGAGAACACGGCATCGGGACGCTGAAGAGCCGGTGGCTCGCCGACGAGCTCGGCGATGACCAGTGGGAGCTGCAGCGCCGCATCACGCAGGTGTTCGACCCCCTCGGTATCCTCAACCCCGGCAAGGTGTTCACCCCTCGTGCCTGA
- a CDS encoding YrdB family protein: MPQDSVSVPGVDRPNITPLDIVRSIVLVVSVGTLALWGFATWPLPWNVVLGIGAPLVVLLVWALFLSPRPMLRLHPFLRAAVELLIYVGVTIAWWLMDQPVVGIAFAIVAIGAGLVSGRRRIA, encoded by the coding sequence ATGCCTCAGGATTCCGTCTCCGTGCCCGGCGTGGACCGCCCGAACATCACCCCTCTCGACATCGTTCGCTCGATCGTCCTGGTCGTCTCCGTCGGCACGCTCGCTCTGTGGGGCTTCGCCACCTGGCCGCTGCCGTGGAACGTCGTCCTCGGCATCGGCGCTCCGCTCGTGGTCCTGCTGGTCTGGGCGCTGTTCCTGTCGCCGCGCCCCATGCTGCGTCTGCATCCGTTCCTCCGCGCCGCCGTCGAGCTGCTCATCTACGTCGGCGTGACCATCGCCTGGTGGCTGATGGACCAGCCGGTCGTCGGCATCGCGTTCGCGATCGTCGCCATCGGCGCGGGGCTCGTGAGCGGCAGGCGCCGCATCGCATGA
- a CDS encoding ROK family protein, protein MTEAIDVDLAGRRLRVGLDVGGTKIDAVAVTPEGDVVARLRRPTGWGAEAVVDTIASTVTALAGEAGIDAAAVSSVGIGIPGLVDVTTGRVLHAVNLGVESLDLADRVADRLRVPVHVENDVKAAALGAAAMREIDGSMAFLNLGTGVAAGIVVDGVIWRGSRGTAGEVGHLSVDPNGRLCSCGQRGCIETLCGGGALARAWAVPGALPVLDILDAAERGDVGARALRADLFNGAAAAVRALVLSADVERVIIGGGLTALGDRLLSGIRTALQAGAEASSFMRSLHLDDRIELLPAGSPAAAFGAALVGAATPLKEIVTHG, encoded by the coding sequence ATGACGGAGGCGATCGACGTCGACCTCGCGGGTCGGCGTCTTCGAGTGGGCCTGGATGTCGGCGGGACGAAGATCGACGCGGTGGCGGTGACTCCCGAGGGAGACGTCGTCGCACGTCTGCGCCGGCCGACCGGGTGGGGCGCAGAGGCGGTGGTCGACACCATCGCCTCGACGGTGACCGCGCTCGCCGGGGAAGCCGGCATCGACGCTGCCGCGGTCTCGTCGGTGGGCATCGGGATCCCCGGTCTCGTCGACGTCACCACCGGACGTGTCCTGCACGCCGTGAACCTCGGCGTGGAGTCGCTCGATCTCGCCGACCGCGTCGCCGACCGCCTGCGGGTGCCGGTGCACGTCGAGAACGACGTGAAGGCCGCCGCGCTGGGGGCTGCCGCGATGCGCGAGATCGACGGGTCGATGGCCTTCCTGAACCTCGGCACCGGTGTCGCGGCGGGCATCGTGGTCGACGGCGTGATCTGGCGCGGCTCGCGGGGGACCGCCGGCGAGGTCGGTCACCTCTCCGTCGACCCGAACGGACGGCTCTGCAGCTGCGGCCAGCGCGGATGCATCGAGACTCTGTGCGGCGGCGGGGCACTGGCGCGCGCCTGGGCGGTTCCCGGCGCATTGCCCGTGCTCGACATCCTGGACGCGGCGGAACGCGGAGATGTCGGAGCGCGCGCGCTGCGCGCGGACCTGTTCAACGGCGCGGCCGCAGCCGTGCGGGCGCTCGTGCTCTCGGCCGACGTGGAGCGGGTGATCATCGGGGGCGGGCTCACCGCGCTCGGCGACCGGCTCCTGTCAGGCATCCGCACGGCCCTGCAGGCCGGAGCGGAGGCGTCATCGTTCATGCGCTCCCTGCATCTGGACGACAGGATCGAACTGCTTCCCGCGGGTTCTCCCGCGGCCGCCTTCGGCGCTGCGCTCGTCGGTGCCGCCACCCCTCTCAAGGAGATCGTGACCCATGGCTGA
- a CDS encoding family 20 glycosylhydrolase, translating into MLLSSEKPVRVYREATVVDGTGGSRFVADVAVEGSRIVAVIGADDPRRLQLPGDAVEVAAAGLVLAPGFIDMHAHSELAVLQGATHDAKILQGVTTEVLGQDGLGYAPLDDDTATIIPAQIAGWNGMPDHAPWRSMDDLLTAIDGASVANAAVLVPQGNLRMMVVGHENRRATHAEIREMSTILAAAMDAGAFGMSSGLTYTPGMYADTAELEALCRVVAERGGYWAPHTRSYGGAALDAYCEVLDIGRRTGCPIHLTHATMNFAPNRGRAAELLALVDAASDDGVDVTLDTYPYLPGATTLAALLPSRLAESGDLLGALAALDRAGREAVRIELEDVGSDGFHGERADWDSIQISGVSVPHLTGLVGRTIAEIAASSGRRAIDVVIDTILADRGATGILMHVGDEENVRAIMRHPRHCGGSDGILVGARPHPRGRGTFARYLGHYVRELGVLTLEEAVRHLAGTPAARLGLDRGDAPRGTIREGATADLVLFDAATVDAGATFDAPLEPPVGIVEVVIAGVPVVLRGEVTGATPGGALRSTPPPHRATVPQVLVSVDPAAPPFEWTAQTPLAASQALAASVSRLAASVTRRDHPGAPEASESEAGPAIVLRVDDSLAAEPFARGRIGREAFRITVSATTIDVQGASPEGVFRGATALLQLREPGAERARIPAGVWQGAPAHAWRGVMLDVARHFRPPEDVRRLIDLLADHHLSVLHLHLTDDQGWRFEVPGYPRLVRVGARREGTQRGHGPLATVEAGVHEGHYTDAELRALVAYAAERFVTIVPEVELPGHVQAALAAYPELGNADVAEMATGPWQRFGVNPRTLAPTDEALAFGRAAIDALCDLFDAPWIGIGGDEVPVTEWAASAAAAERMRELGLSTVQEVQPWFTAHFVEHVRRRGRTALAWDEVLEGDVPQRVAILAWRGPVALRAAVRRGLPVIACPDLHAYLDYPQSESPEEPIRVGPPLPIEQTYALEIDEAALGGQANVWTEHLPTRERVDFAMFPRLSAIAERLWDGGEPPPFAGFARRLRVHLRRLAHAGVGYRPLDGPSPSQRRPGVPGTPLTRQAREEIVEALVARLSGSSSESSAGPGHRSRHNVTFP; encoded by the coding sequence GTGCTTCTGAGCAGCGAGAAGCCGGTCAGGGTCTACCGGGAGGCGACCGTCGTCGACGGCACAGGGGGCAGCCGGTTCGTCGCCGACGTGGCCGTCGAGGGGTCTCGCATCGTCGCCGTCATCGGGGCCGACGACCCCCGACGGCTGCAGCTGCCGGGCGACGCGGTCGAGGTGGCGGCCGCGGGCCTCGTGCTCGCTCCGGGATTCATCGACATGCACGCGCACAGCGAGCTCGCGGTGCTGCAGGGCGCGACCCACGACGCGAAGATCCTGCAGGGCGTCACCACCGAGGTGCTCGGCCAGGACGGACTGGGCTATGCGCCGCTCGATGACGACACCGCGACGATCATCCCCGCACAGATAGCCGGATGGAACGGGATGCCGGATCACGCTCCCTGGCGCTCGATGGATGACCTCCTCACCGCGATCGACGGTGCATCCGTCGCGAACGCGGCCGTGCTCGTACCGCAGGGGAACCTGCGGATGATGGTCGTCGGGCACGAGAACAGGCGGGCCACGCACGCCGAGATCCGCGAGATGTCCACGATCCTGGCGGCGGCGATGGATGCCGGGGCCTTCGGGATGTCGAGCGGTCTGACCTACACCCCCGGCATGTACGCCGATACGGCCGAACTCGAGGCGCTCTGCCGGGTGGTCGCCGAACGGGGCGGGTACTGGGCGCCGCACACCCGCAGCTACGGGGGAGCGGCGCTCGACGCCTACTGTGAGGTGCTCGACATCGGCCGCCGCACCGGGTGCCCGATCCACCTGACGCACGCGACGATGAACTTCGCACCGAACAGGGGTCGCGCGGCGGAACTGCTCGCCCTGGTCGACGCGGCGTCCGACGACGGCGTCGACGTCACCCTCGACACCTACCCGTATCTGCCCGGGGCCACGACCCTGGCGGCGCTCCTTCCCAGTCGGCTCGCCGAGAGCGGCGACCTGCTGGGCGCCCTCGCCGCTCTCGACCGCGCAGGTCGCGAAGCCGTGCGCATCGAGCTCGAGGATGTCGGTTCGGACGGCTTCCACGGCGAACGCGCCGACTGGGATTCGATCCAGATCTCGGGCGTCTCGGTTCCGCACCTGACGGGGCTTGTCGGCCGCACGATCGCCGAGATCGCGGCCTCGTCGGGAAGGCGCGCCATCGATGTCGTGATCGACACGATCCTCGCCGACCGCGGCGCCACGGGCATCCTGATGCATGTGGGCGACGAGGAGAACGTCCGCGCGATCATGCGGCACCCGCGCCATTGCGGAGGCAGCGACGGCATCCTCGTCGGGGCGAGGCCGCACCCGCGGGGGCGGGGGACGTTCGCGCGATACCTCGGGCATTACGTCCGCGAGCTCGGCGTGCTGACCCTCGAGGAGGCCGTGCGGCACCTGGCGGGCACGCCGGCCGCACGTCTCGGCCTCGACCGCGGCGATGCGCCTCGCGGAACGATACGCGAGGGGGCCACCGCGGACCTCGTGCTGTTCGACGCCGCGACCGTCGATGCCGGGGCGACGTTCGACGCGCCCCTCGAGCCGCCGGTCGGGATCGTCGAGGTGGTGATCGCGGGAGTTCCCGTCGTGCTCCGCGGCGAGGTGACGGGCGCGACCCCCGGCGGCGCGCTGCGCAGCACGCCGCCGCCGCATCGGGCCACGGTGCCGCAGGTGCTCGTATCGGTGGATCCGGCCGCCCCGCCGTTCGAATGGACCGCGCAGACCCCCCTGGCCGCGTCCCAGGCGCTCGCCGCGAGCGTCTCGCGACTGGCGGCATCGGTGACCCGCAGAGATCACCCCGGCGCACCCGAAGCGTCGGAGTCGGAGGCCGGCCCCGCGATCGTCCTGCGCGTCGACGACTCGCTCGCCGCCGAGCCGTTCGCACGCGGGCGGATCGGCAGGGAGGCCTTCCGCATCACGGTCTCGGCGACGACGATCGACGTGCAGGGCGCGAGCCCCGAGGGAGTGTTCCGCGGTGCGACCGCTCTGCTGCAGCTGCGCGAGCCGGGTGCGGAGCGCGCCCGCATCCCCGCCGGTGTCTGGCAGGGAGCTCCCGCGCATGCCTGGAGAGGGGTGATGCTCGATGTGGCCAGGCACTTCCGTCCTCCCGAGGACGTGCGGCGACTGATCGATCTGCTCGCCGACCACCATCTGTCCGTGCTGCACCTGCATCTGACCGATGATCAGGGCTGGCGCTTCGAGGTGCCGGGTTACCCCCGACTGGTCCGTGTGGGTGCGCGCCGCGAGGGGACGCAGCGCGGGCACGGTCCGCTGGCCACGGTCGAGGCGGGAGTGCACGAAGGGCACTACACGGATGCCGAGCTGCGCGCCCTCGTCGCCTACGCCGCCGAGCGGTTCGTGACGATCGTGCCCGAGGTCGAGCTGCCGGGGCACGTGCAGGCAGCGCTCGCCGCGTATCCGGAGCTCGGCAATGCCGACGTCGCCGAGATGGCGACCGGGCCCTGGCAGCGGTTCGGGGTGAATCCCCGCACTCTCGCGCCGACCGACGAGGCTCTCGCGTTCGGGCGGGCGGCGATCGATGCTCTGTGCGATCTCTTCGACGCGCCCTGGATCGGGATCGGCGGCGACGAGGTGCCGGTGACCGAATGGGCGGCGAGCGCGGCCGCGGCCGAGCGGATGCGCGAACTGGGTCTCTCGACGGTGCAGGAGGTGCAACCGTGGTTCACCGCGCACTTCGTCGAGCACGTGCGCCGTCGCGGTCGCACCGCACTCGCGTGGGACGAGGTGCTCGAGGGCGACGTGCCGCAGCGGGTGGCGATCCTGGCCTGGCGCGGTCCCGTCGCTCTGCGCGCGGCGGTGCGCCGCGGACTGCCGGTGATCGCGTGTCCCGATCTGCACGCGTACCTCGACTACCCGCAGTCGGAGTCGCCCGAGGAACCGATCCGGGTGGGGCCGCCGTTGCCGATCGAGCAGACCTACGCGCTCGAGATCGACGAGGCGGCGCTGGGAGGGCAGGCCAATGTGTGGACCGAGCATCTGCCGACGAGGGAGCGGGTCGACTTCGCGATGTTCCCCCGGCTCAGCGCGATCGCCGAACGGCTGTGGGACGGGGGAGAGCCCCCGCCTTTCGCAGGCTTCGCACGCCGTCTGCGGGTGCACCTGCGGCGGCTCGCGCATGCGGGGGTGGGGTATCGTCCTCTGGACGGTCCGTCGCCGTCGCAGCGGCGACCCGGCGTGCCGGGCACACCGCTCACGCGACAGGCGCGGGAGGAGATCGTCGAGGCGCTCGTGGCCCGGTTGTCGGGGTCGTCTTCGGAGTCTTCCGCGGGTCCGGGACATCGCTCTCGGCATAATGTAACGTTTCCGTAA